In a genomic window of Deltaproteobacteria bacterium:
- a CDS encoding VWA domain-containing protein — MLIDFFFELRRHKVPVTAHEWGDLMRALALGLHDSSVDGFYRLARTLCVKDVAHYDAFDLAFAAYFGGLALDAAAVTEQVLAWLRDPRALDALTPEQRRLVDRLDLAGLRELFERRLREQTERHDGGNRWIGTGGTSPFGDRGAHPTGLRVRDSGAGGRSAMQLAYERRFRDYRRDIVLDVRQIDLALRRLRTLGREGADDELDIDATVDETCRNAGDLELVFRPPKRNRVKLVLLMDVGGSMDPHAHLVERLFTAASRAGRFAQFRHYYFHNCVYDAVYEDASFRREVSVDDLLGHHGRDEKLVVVGDALMHPAELMDPGGALYYFRYNPTSGIDSLRRIEHHFRRAVWLNPEPERYWRRTTIETIAAVFAMFPLTVDGIDRAVRYLIAGGLRPAAAR, encoded by the coding sequence GTGCTGATCGATTTCTTCTTCGAGCTACGACGCCACAAGGTGCCGGTCACCGCCCACGAGTGGGGCGATCTGATGCGCGCGCTGGCGCTCGGGTTGCACGACTCGTCCGTCGACGGCTTCTACCGACTTGCGCGCACGCTGTGCGTCAAGGATGTCGCCCACTACGATGCGTTCGATCTGGCATTTGCCGCGTACTTCGGCGGTCTCGCGCTGGACGCGGCGGCCGTCACGGAGCAGGTGCTCGCGTGGCTGCGCGATCCGCGTGCGCTCGATGCGCTCACGCCCGAGCAGCGGCGCCTGGTCGACCGGCTCGATCTCGCCGGCCTGCGGGAGCTGTTCGAGCGCCGGCTGCGCGAACAGACCGAGCGTCACGACGGTGGCAATCGGTGGATCGGCACCGGCGGCACGTCGCCGTTTGGCGATCGCGGCGCTCACCCGACCGGCCTTCGCGTGCGCGACAGCGGCGCGGGCGGCCGGTCGGCGATGCAACTCGCGTACGAGCGGCGGTTTCGCGACTACCGCCGCGACATCGTGCTCGACGTCCGGCAGATCGATCTCGCGCTGCGGCGGCTGCGCACGCTCGGGCGCGAGGGCGCCGACGACGAACTCGACATCGACGCCACCGTCGACGAGACGTGCCGCAACGCCGGTGACCTGGAACTCGTGTTCCGGCCGCCCAAGCGCAACCGGGTCAAGCTGGTGCTGTTGATGGACGTCGGCGGCTCGATGGATCCGCACGCGCACCTGGTCGAGCGCTTGTTCACCGCGGCGTCGCGCGCCGGGCGGTTCGCCCAGTTTCGCCACTACTACTTTCACAACTGCGTCTACGACGCGGTGTACGAGGACGCCTCGTTCCGCCGCGAGGTGTCCGTCGACGACCTGCTGGGCCACCACGGGCGCGACGAGAAACTCGTCGTCGTGGGCGACGCGTTGATGCATCCGGCGGAGCTGATGGACCCGGGCGGCGCGCTGTACTATTTCCGCTACAACCCGACCTCCGGGATCGATTCGTTGCGGCGCATCGAGCACCACTTCCGCAGAGCGGTATGGCTCAACCCGGAGCCGGAGCGCTACTGGCGGCGCACGACCATCGAGACGATCGCAGCGGTGTTCGCGATGTTTCCGCTCACTGTCGACGGCATCGATCGCGCGGTTCGCTACCTGATTGCGGGAGGGCTCCGCCCGGCTGCGGCACGGTAG
- a CDS encoding VWA domain-containing protein: protein MAVVLSYRVAEAGSKVYVLARVAIGGDDGTGGADRTPVNLALVVDQSSSMRGPRFAQAVRAVREVASRLDARDRLALVLFDGTARVAFGPAPLSDDRRAELAELLDAARTGIGTNLAAGWKKGVEAVASGFVRGAIARVVLLTDGQPSVGITDASRLAELAEAEAARGVTTTCMGIGETFDDELLGEIARRGGGGFYFLERPESIPAAFGSELAGVFAIGARQAELKLVPDEDVVSVEVLHRLPARPAGDGLVVHLGDVAGGPPRQVLFCVHREPGTASRRVGTLALTCRNADGSPGDGHILGVELPPVPLHEDAAAVILERLRLVVASAVDEAWARRGHRDRRAADGALARARREVADARAAHRLDPAAVDELLDDIARAERALAGGAAERERARRGLRERSQLTLLGHSSVRPLPEADDDTGAE from the coding sequence ATGGCGGTCGTGCTCAGCTACCGGGTCGCCGAAGCGGGGTCGAAGGTGTACGTGCTCGCGCGGGTCGCGATCGGGGGGGACGACGGCACGGGCGGCGCCGACCGAACGCCGGTCAACCTCGCGCTGGTGGTGGACCAGTCGTCGTCGATGCGCGGGCCGCGGTTCGCCCAGGCGGTGCGCGCGGTGCGCGAGGTCGCCAGCCGACTCGACGCGCGCGACCGCCTGGCGCTCGTGCTGTTCGACGGCACCGCGCGCGTCGCGTTCGGGCCGGCGCCGCTGTCCGACGACCGGCGCGCCGAGCTGGCGGAGCTGCTCGACGCCGCGCGCACGGGGATCGGCACGAACCTGGCCGCCGGCTGGAAGAAGGGCGTCGAGGCGGTCGCGTCGGGATTCGTCCGCGGCGCGATCGCGCGCGTCGTGTTGCTCACCGACGGGCAGCCGTCGGTCGGCATCACTGACGCGAGCCGCCTCGCAGAGCTGGCCGAGGCAGAGGCGGCGCGCGGCGTGACCACGACCTGCATGGGCATCGGCGAGACGTTCGACGACGAACTGCTCGGCGAGATCGCGCGGCGCGGCGGCGGCGGGTTCTACTTCCTCGAGCGCCCCGAGTCGATCCCGGCCGCGTTCGGCAGCGAACTCGCGGGCGTCTTCGCCATCGGCGCGCGGCAGGCGGAGCTGAAGCTGGTGCCCGACGAGGACGTCGTGTCGGTCGAGGTACTCCACCGGCTGCCCGCGCGCCCCGCGGGCGACGGACTCGTCGTCCACCTCGGCGACGTCGCCGGCGGGCCGCCGCGCCAGGTGCTGTTCTGCGTGCACCGCGAGCCGGGCACCGCGTCGCGGCGCGTCGGCACGCTCGCGCTCACCTGCCGCAACGCCGACGGCTCGCCCGGCGACGGCCATATCCTCGGCGTGGAACTGCCGCCCGTGCCGCTGCACGAGGACGCGGCCGCGGTCATCCTCGAGCGCCTGCGGCTCGTCGTCGCGTCCGCGGTCGACGAGGCGTGGGCGCGCCGCGGCCATCGCGACCGCCGGGCGGCCGACGGCGCGCTCGCCCGCGCGCGCCGCGAGGTGGCGGACGCGCGCGCCGCGCACCGCCTCGACCCGGCCGCGGTCGACGAGTTGCTGGACGACATCGCGCGAGCCGAACGCGCGCTCGCCGGCGGCGCGGCGGAGCGCGAGCGCGCGCGGCGTGGCCTGCGAGAACGCAGCCAGCTCACCCTGCTCGGTCACTCGAGCGTGCGGCCTCTGCCGGAGGCCGACGACGACACCGGCGCCGAGTGA
- the accC gene encoding acetyl-CoA carboxylase biotin carboxylase subunit, with amino-acid sequence MSSFRRVLVANRGEIAVRVMRTCRERGLETVAVFSEADRLAPHVLMADRAVCVGPPPAAQSYLDIDRILRACRDTGADAVHPGYGFLSENAEFADACARAGVTFVGPPAAAIRAMGSKTAARAAMAAAGVPVVPGDNGPDGRGFPSTEAALEAARAIGFPVLLKASAGGGGKGMRLVADETAFAAAFDGARREAVAAFGDEAVYIEKAIERPRHVEIQVFADDHGNVVHLGERDCSIQRRHQKVIEEAPSPAVDAGLRARMGDVAVRAARAVNYVGAGTVEFLLAADGSFYFLEMNTRLQVEHPVTELLYGVDLVAWQLDVAAGGRLPMAQAEIDAARRGAAIECRIYAEDPRRFLPSPGTITRLRVPSGPYVRNDAGVYEGSEITAHYDPMISKLIVWGRDRAEAVARMRRALDEYAVGGIDTNLAFHRRCVRHPEFVAGRYDTGFIDREAEALCGPTAADGPLLDVALAAAAIDAHPAHGVASRAIPGDGRPAAGAIPAWRLAGSRWP; translated from the coding sequence ATGTCGTCGTTTCGCCGAGTGCTCGTCGCGAACCGGGGCGAGATCGCGGTGCGCGTCATGCGCACGTGCCGCGAGCGCGGCCTCGAGACGGTGGCCGTCTTCAGCGAGGCGGACCGGCTCGCACCGCACGTGCTGATGGCAGACCGCGCGGTGTGCGTCGGGCCGCCGCCGGCGGCCCAGAGCTATCTCGACATCGACCGCATCCTGCGCGCGTGCCGCGACACCGGCGCCGACGCGGTGCATCCCGGCTACGGGTTCTTGTCGGAAAACGCGGAGTTTGCCGACGCGTGCGCGCGCGCCGGCGTCACGTTCGTCGGGCCGCCGGCGGCGGCGATCCGCGCCATGGGCAGCAAGACCGCAGCGCGCGCGGCGATGGCGGCGGCCGGCGTGCCGGTCGTCCCCGGCGACAACGGCCCGGACGGGCGCGGGTTCCCGTCGACGGAGGCGGCGCTCGAGGCGGCGCGCGCCATCGGCTTTCCCGTGCTGCTGAAGGCGTCGGCCGGCGGCGGCGGCAAGGGCATGCGGCTCGTGGCGGACGAAACGGCGTTCGCCGCGGCGTTCGACGGCGCGCGCCGCGAGGCGGTGGCCGCGTTCGGGGACGAGGCGGTGTACATCGAAAAGGCGATCGAGCGGCCGCGCCACGTCGAGATCCAGGTATTCGCCGACGACCACGGCAACGTCGTCCATCTCGGGGAGCGCGACTGTTCGATCCAGCGGCGCCATCAGAAGGTGATCGAGGAGGCGCCGTCGCCCGCGGTCGACGCCGGCCTGCGGGCGCGCATGGGCGACGTGGCGGTGCGCGCCGCGCGCGCCGTGAACTACGTCGGCGCCGGCACCGTCGAATTCCTGCTCGCGGCCGACGGCTCGTTCTACTTCCTCGAGATGAACACGCGGTTGCAGGTCGAACATCCGGTGACCGAACTGCTCTACGGAGTGGACCTCGTCGCGTGGCAGCTCGACGTCGCCGCCGGCGGGCGGCTGCCGATGGCGCAGGCCGAGATCGACGCCGCGCGCCGCGGCGCCGCGATCGAGTGCCGTATCTACGCCGAGGATCCGCGGCGGTTCCTGCCGTCGCCGGGCACGATCACGCGGCTGCGCGTGCCGTCCGGCCCCTACGTGCGGAACGACGCGGGAGTCTACGAGGGCAGCGAGATCACCGCGCACTACGATCCGATGATTTCCAAGCTGATCGTGTGGGGGCGCGATCGGGCCGAGGCGGTCGCGCGCATGCGCCGCGCGCTGGACGAGTACGCGGTCGGCGGCATCGACACGAATCTGGCGTTCCACCGGCGGTGCGTCCGCCACCCCGAGTTCGTCGCCGGTCGCTACGACACGGGCTTCATCGATCGCGAGGCGGAGGCGCTGTGCGGGCCGACCGCGGCGGACGGCCCGCTGCTCGACGTGGCGCTCGCGGCCGCGGCGATCGACGCGCACCCGGCCCACGGCGTGGCGTCGCGGGCGATTCCGGGGGATGGCCGCCCGGCGGCGGGCGCGATCCCGGCGTGGCGGCTCGCCGGGTCGCGGTGGCCCTGA
- the ggt gene encoding gamma-glutamyltransferase — MSRTRPFANRSGRHARPHLHRATWALAAVAVWGAASIATARSHPPVRTRGGVVAADHPEAARVGARVLAAGGNAADAAVATALALGVVRPASSGIGGGGFALVYDARRRTVFAYDFREQAPAALTPDAFAPGGEVDPSLSRAGGLAVAVPGEVAGLEAISRRHGRLPFRRAVAPAIALARRGFRADPFFAAQAAAWRDRQEVDASLRAQLARVEPGAVVRRPRLARTLDAIARRGARGFYAGWVARDLVAAVVRRGGVMTLADLAGYRVREPQPLWGTWRGLRIAAMPLPSSGGLTALAALGILEAGGWDLAQLGAGSSAALHLTAEALKHAFADRARLLGDAGAALVSPERFLDRDRLRQLARRINPLSVDDIDRYGDPGLGGAGAPAGDAGTSHLCVIDADGNAVSLTTTINLEFGSGVVGARSGVILNNEIDDFSLRSGVPNAFGLVQSDANLVGGGKRPLSSMSPTLVFDGDRVIACAGGSGGPRIISNVVQVLLNVFVYGMDAAEAVAAPRIHHQWKPDVLRVEAEVPRDVVTLLRLRGHRVDAGWRNSSAVQLIVVRPDGTREAASDPRKLGWPAAAAR; from the coding sequence ATGAGCAGGACGCGCCCATTTGCAAATCGCTCGGGTCGCCACGCGCGTCCGCACCTACACCGCGCCACATGGGCCCTCGCGGCCGTCGCGGTCTGGGGCGCGGCATCGATCGCGACGGCACGCTCTCATCCGCCGGTGCGCACACGCGGCGGCGTCGTCGCCGCAGACCACCCCGAGGCCGCGCGAGTGGGCGCGCGCGTGCTGGCGGCCGGCGGCAACGCGGCCGACGCCGCGGTGGCGACCGCGCTGGCGCTCGGCGTGGTCCGGCCGGCGTCGTCGGGCATCGGCGGCGGCGGGTTCGCGCTGGTCTACGACGCGCGCCGGCGGACCGTGTTCGCATACGACTTCCGCGAGCAGGCGCCGGCGGCGCTCACGCCGGATGCGTTCGCGCCCGGGGGCGAGGTCGATCCGTCGCTGTCGCGCGCCGGCGGGCTGGCGGTCGCCGTGCCGGGAGAAGTGGCCGGCCTCGAGGCGATCTCCCGCCGTCACGGGCGCCTGCCGTTTCGGCGCGCCGTCGCGCCGGCGATCGCGCTGGCGCGACGCGGGTTCCGCGCCGACCCGTTTTTCGCGGCGCAGGCGGCCGCGTGGCGCGATCGGCAGGAGGTGGACGCGTCGTTGCGCGCGCAGCTCGCGCGGGTCGAGCCGGGCGCCGTCGTGCGCCGGCCGCGCCTGGCGCGCACGCTCGACGCGATCGCGCGGCGCGGCGCGCGCGGGTTCTACGCCGGGTGGGTGGCGCGCGATCTCGTCGCCGCGGTGGTGCGACGCGGCGGCGTGATGACGCTCGCGGACCTCGCCGGCTACCGCGTACGCGAGCCGCAGCCGTTGTGGGGCACGTGGCGCGGTCTGCGGATCGCAGCGATGCCGCTGCCGTCGTCGGGCGGACTCACGGCGCTCGCGGCTCTCGGCATCCTCGAGGCGGGCGGCTGGGATTTGGCTCAGCTCGGCGCCGGTTCGTCGGCGGCGCTGCACTTGACCGCGGAGGCGCTCAAACATGCGTTCGCCGACCGCGCCCGCCTGCTCGGCGACGCGGGCGCCGCGCTCGTGTCGCCGGAGCGATTTCTCGATCGCGACCGACTGCGGCAGCTCGCCCGTCGCATCAACCCGCTGTCGGTGGACGACATCGATCGCTACGGCGATCCCGGACTCGGCGGGGCCGGCGCGCCGGCCGGCGACGCCGGCACCAGCCATCTTTGCGTGATCGACGCCGACGGCAACGCAGTTTCGTTGACCACGACGATCAACCTCGAGTTCGGTTCGGGGGTCGTCGGCGCGCGATCCGGTGTCATCCTCAACAACGAAATCGACGACTTCTCGCTGCGGTCGGGTGTGCCCAACGCATTCGGCTTGGTGCAGAGCGACGCCAATCTCGTCGGCGGCGGCAAGCGTCCGCTGTCCTCGATGTCGCCGACGCTGGTGTTCGACGGCGACCGGGTGATCGCGTGCGCGGGTGGCTCGGGCGGCCCGCGCATCATCTCCAACGTCGTGCAGGTGCTGCTCAACGTGTTCGTCTACGGGATGGACGCGGCGGAAGCCGTGGCGGCGCCGCGCATCCACCACCAGTGGAAACCCGACGTCCTGCGCGTCGAGGCCGAGGTGCCTCGCGACGTGGTGACCCTGCTGCGGCTGCGCGGCCACCGCGTCGACGCCGGCTGGCGCAACTCGTCGGCGGTACAACTAATCGTGGTGCGCCCGGACGGAACGCGCGAGGCGGCGAGCGACCCGCGCAAGCTCGGCTGGCCCGCCGCGGCCGCGCGGTGA
- a CDS encoding TIGR02266 family protein: MSNTGTRQAKRTPVTLKIKFKSETLDQFIERYSVDVSHGGIFIRTRDPLPVGTTLKFEFQLKDASPLIRGEGTVVWTREHDPSRAGVAPGMGVRFDRLPPDSQAVLDQILTQKAAASGGRARRPSDGEKFGDAPTRVAPSPLVQDLQSAAAKDAPAGGARIMGLAPPAGGFGEGERTDATPLPTPMPFHSDADDFPDEAFEEKTRVASLDPKLLAQAARDEAGDDADPFSTPSDRVPAADVARAEVEQQRARAEAERKQAAEDELAKKREEKARAERERAAELEREAERRAKEKAEREQAEAKAKAEGAKAEGAKAEGAKAEGAKAEGAKAESRAATATVDTAPPARRSSGSIVALAVVAVAVLAVGGYVVLNSNSTGAGGATDTGRRATAGAATRPDAPAAGAPTAGAPVTGGPIVAGTTDRAGDQATPAVAPEVEVDAAPPAETVAVTLSVQPKGATVELVDDGQRGPTFPALEKGRTYRARVSLPGYAEQTIEFVAGEPPPKIALAPLPRALRVTTVPPGATVFVNGKKHPEPTPTVVPLTGGLARAKTLRISVRKAGYVAGKAIVRTDQVVWRPRDGSIEHELSIELQERPVVAADRGGAKPAGGGAKPDTGGGAKPAGGGAKPDTGGGAKPAGDGAKPDTGGAKPDTGDGAKPDTGDGAKPDTGDAKPDTGGGAKPDTGDKRPVDEGPKPDWMK, translated from the coding sequence GTGTCGAACACAGGAACGCGCCAGGCGAAACGCACGCCGGTCACGCTCAAGATCAAATTCAAGAGCGAGACCTTGGATCAATTCATCGAGCGGTACTCGGTCGATGTCAGCCACGGCGGGATCTTCATCCGCACGCGCGACCCGCTGCCGGTGGGCACGACGCTGAAATTCGAGTTCCAGCTCAAGGACGCGTCCCCGCTGATCCGCGGCGAGGGTACCGTCGTGTGGACGCGCGAACACGACCCGTCGCGCGCGGGCGTCGCGCCCGGCATGGGCGTCCGCTTCGATCGGTTGCCGCCCGACAGCCAGGCGGTGCTCGACCAGATTCTCACGCAGAAGGCGGCGGCGTCCGGCGGTCGCGCGCGCCGGCCGTCCGACGGTGAGAAGTTCGGCGACGCCCCCACCCGCGTGGCGCCTTCGCCGCTCGTGCAGGACCTGCAATCGGCCGCCGCGAAGGACGCGCCCGCCGGCGGCGCGCGCATCATGGGCCTGGCTCCGCCGGCAGGCGGCTTCGGCGAGGGCGAGCGCACCGACGCGACCCCGCTGCCGACGCCGATGCCGTTCCACAGCGACGCCGACGACTTCCCGGACGAGGCGTTCGAGGAAAAGACGCGGGTCGCGTCCCTGGACCCGAAACTGCTCGCGCAAGCGGCGCGGGACGAAGCCGGAGACGACGCCGATCCGTTCTCGACGCCGTCCGATCGCGTGCCCGCGGCCGACGTGGCGCGCGCCGAGGTCGAACAGCAGCGAGCGCGCGCCGAGGCCGAGCGCAAACAGGCGGCGGAAGACGAGCTGGCGAAAAAGCGGGAGGAGAAGGCCCGCGCCGAGCGTGAACGCGCAGCTGAACTCGAGCGCGAGGCCGAGCGCCGGGCGAAGGAGAAGGCGGAGCGCGAACAGGCGGAGGCGAAAGCGAAGGCCGAGGGCGCGAAGGCCGAGGGCGCGAAGGCCGAGGGCGCGAAGGCCGAGGGCGCGAAGGCCGAGGGCGCGAAGGCCGAGTCGCGGGCGGCGACGGCCACCGTCGATACGGCGCCGCCAGCCAGGCGGTCGTCCGGGTCGATCGTCGCGCTGGCCGTCGTGGCCGTGGCCGTGCTCGCGGTCGGCGGCTACGTCGTGCTGAACTCCAATTCCACCGGCGCGGGCGGCGCGACCGACACGGGCCGGCGTGCCACCGCGGGCGCCGCGACGCGCCCGGACGCGCCGGCAGCCGGCGCACCGACTGCCGGCGCGCCGGTTACGGGCGGCCCGATCGTTGCGGGCACCACGGATCGCGCCGGCGACCAGGCGACCCCTGCGGTGGCCCCCGAGGTCGAGGTGGACGCCGCACCGCCGGCGGAGACCGTCGCCGTCACCCTGTCGGTCCAGCCCAAAGGCGCGACGGTCGAGTTGGTCGACGACGGCCAGCGCGGCCCGACGTTTCCGGCGCTCGAAAAGGGCCGCACGTATCGCGCGCGCGTGTCGCTGCCCGGCTACGCGGAGCAGACCATCGAATTCGTCGCCGGTGAGCCACCGCCGAAGATTGCGCTTGCGCCGTTGCCGCGCGCACTGCGCGTGACGACCGTGCCGCCGGGCGCGACGGTGTTCGTCAACGGCAAAAAGCACCCGGAGCCGACCCCGACCGTCGTACCGCTAACCGGCGGGCTGGCGCGCGCCAAGACGCTGCGAATCAGCGTCCGCAAGGCGGGGTACGTCGCGGGCAAGGCGATCGTACGCACCGACCAGGTGGTCTGGCGCCCGCGAGACGGTTCGATCGAGCACGAGCTGTCCATCGAACTGCAAGAACGCCCGGTAGTCGCTGCGGACCGCGGCGGCGCCAAGCCCGCCGGCGGCGGCGCCAAGCCCGACACCGGCGGCGGCGCCAAGCCCGCCGGCGGCGGCGCCAAGCCCGACACCGGCGGCGGCGCCAAGCCCGCCGGCGACGGCGCCAAGCCCGACACCGGCGGCGCCAAGCCCGACACCGGCGACGGCGCCAAGCCCGACACCGGCGACGGCGCCAAGCCCGACACCGGCGACGCCAAGCCCGACACCGGCGGCGGCGCCAAGCCCGACACCGGCGACAAACGCCCGGTCGACGAGGGCCCGAAGCCCGATTGGATGAAGTAG
- a CDS encoding CTP synthase: MAKPTKFVFVTGGVVSSLGKGLVSATIGALMENRGLRVANMKLDPYINVDPGTMNPFQHGEVFVTDDGAETDLDLGHYERFVSTPMSKLNNVTTGQVYDTVISKERRGEYLGATVQVIPHITDEIKRRVRQCAEGLDLLIVEVGGTVGDIESLPFLEAVRQLKFELGHENAVSVHVTLVPYIAAAGELKTKPTQHSVQKLREIGIDADVLVCRSEHVLDDGILRKIAMFCNVDPDAVFQSVDVATIYQLPIVFAEQGLDQKLCDRLNIWSRSTRLDAWQDVVDRALNPQSEVTIGFVGKYVQLVESYKSLNEALAHAGFKHRVKVRVQHIDSEEIEQRGADALLSHVDGVLVAPGFGARGTEGKIEAVRFARERSVPFFGICLGLQMAVVEFARHVCGLAGANSTELTDSTPHPVVDLMPDQRGVTDKGATMRLGAYPCVLEPGTRAHAAYGTREISERHRHRWEVNNNYRDALERAGLVFSGLSPDGRLVEMIELPDHPYFVACQFHPEFKSRPQRPAPLFDAFVAAVVAHRDARAGAGAGAADRPSDR, translated from the coding sequence ATGGCCAAGCCCACGAAATTCGTCTTCGTCACCGGTGGCGTCGTGTCTTCCCTCGGCAAGGGCCTCGTGAGCGCGACCATCGGGGCGCTGATGGAAAACCGCGGCCTGCGCGTCGCCAACATGAAGCTCGACCCGTACATCAACGTGGACCCGGGCACGATGAACCCGTTCCAGCACGGCGAGGTGTTCGTCACCGACGACGGCGCGGAAACCGACCTCGACCTCGGCCACTACGAGCGGTTCGTGTCGACGCCGATGTCGAAGCTCAACAACGTCACCACCGGCCAAGTGTACGACACGGTGATCTCCAAGGAGCGCCGCGGCGAGTACCTCGGCGCGACCGTGCAGGTCATTCCGCACATCACCGACGAGATCAAGCGCCGCGTTCGCCAGTGTGCCGAGGGGCTCGACCTGCTCATCGTCGAGGTCGGCGGCACCGTCGGCGACATCGAGTCGCTGCCGTTTCTCGAGGCGGTACGCCAGCTCAAGTTCGAGCTCGGCCACGAAAACGCCGTATCCGTCCACGTCACGCTCGTGCCGTACATTGCGGCGGCCGGCGAACTCAAGACGAAGCCGACGCAGCACTCGGTGCAGAAGCTGCGCGAGATCGGGATCGACGCGGACGTGCTGGTGTGCCGCAGCGAACACGTGCTCGACGACGGCATCCTTCGCAAGATCGCGATGTTCTGCAACGTCGATCCGGACGCGGTGTTTCAGTCGGTCGATGTCGCGACCATCTACCAGCTTCCGATCGTGTTCGCCGAGCAGGGGTTGGACCAGAAGCTGTGCGACCGCCTCAACATCTGGTCGCGATCGACGCGACTGGACGCGTGGCAGGACGTGGTCGACCGGGCGCTGAATCCGCAGAGCGAGGTGACGATCGGGTTCGTCGGCAAGTACGTTCAACTCGTCGAGTCGTATAAGAGCCTCAACGAGGCGCTGGCGCACGCCGGCTTCAAGCACCGCGTCAAGGTGCGTGTGCAACATATCGACTCGGAGGAGATCGAACAACGGGGCGCCGACGCGCTGCTGTCGCACGTCGACGGCGTGTTGGTCGCGCCCGGATTCGGCGCGCGCGGGACCGAAGGCAAGATCGAAGCCGTCCGGTTCGCGCGGGAGCGCAGCGTGCCGTTTTTCGGCATCTGCCTCGGCCTGCAGATGGCGGTCGTCGAGTTCGCCCGCCACGTGTGCGGGCTGGCCGGCGCGAACTCGACGGAGCTGACCGACAGCACGCCGCACCCGGTGGTCGACCTCATGCCGGACCAGCGGGGCGTGACCGACAAGGGAGCGACGATGCGCCTCGGGGCGTACCCCTGCGTGCTCGAGCCCGGCACGCGCGCGCACGCGGCCTACGGGACGCGCGAGATTTCGGAGCGCCACCGCCACCGCTGGGAGGTCAACAACAACTACCGAGACGCGCTCGAGCGGGCCGGCTTGGTGTTCTCCGGGCTATCCCCGGACGGGCGGCTGGTCGAGATGATCGAGCTGCCGGACCACCCGTATTTCGTCGCCTGCCAGTTCCACCCCGAGTTCAAGTCGCGTCCGCAGCGACCGGCGCCGCTGTTCGACGCCTTCGTCGCCGCCGTGGTGGCTCACCGCGATGCGCGCGCCGGGGCCGGGGCTGGCGCGGCCGATCGACCGTCCGACCGGTAG
- the bfr gene encoding bacterioferritin yields MKGSERVIELLNDVLTAELTAVNQYWVHARMCENWGYERLWHKIRAEAIDEMKHADQIVARILYLEGVPNLQRLGNVRVGQTVKEQFELDLEVERVAIDRLNHAIAACVAEGDHGTRDLLDDVLVDEEEHADWLEAQLNLIDQVGLEAYLAEQIRD; encoded by the coding sequence ATGAAGGGATCCGAACGCGTGATCGAGCTGCTCAACGACGTCCTCACCGCCGAACTCACGGCCGTCAACCAGTACTGGGTTCACGCGCGCATGTGCGAAAACTGGGGATACGAGCGCCTGTGGCACAAGATCCGCGCCGAGGCGATCGACGAGATGAAGCACGCCGACCAGATCGTCGCGCGCATCCTGTACCTCGAGGGCGTGCCCAATCTACAGCGTCTCGGCAACGTGCGCGTCGGCCAGACGGTCAAGGAGCAATTCGAACTCGACCTCGAAGTCGAGCGCGTCGCCATCGATCGGCTCAACCACGCGATCGCAGCGTGCGTCGCCGAGGGCGACCACGGTACGCGCGACCTGCTCGACGACGTGCTCGTCGACGAGGAGGAGCACGCCGACTGGCTCGAAGCGCAGCTCAACCTGATCGACCAGGTCGGGCTCGAAGCCTACCTCGCCGAGCAGATTCGCGACTGA
- a CDS encoding 4Fe-4S dicluster domain-containing protein, with translation MAARRRARSRRGGSPGRGGPDADSPSSDIGWLRVVSRAQGAGLGLTAHLCQAIRTAMPYTIIDACTGCSACERRCPTRAIHGVKKDMYYIDPELCIDCGACGVVCPDASILDTYGRLCEQLKANQRPKAYVELEKCTGCVYCANSCPFDCITMEPAPPAVRGNGGIAATVAVIEMKKCTGCTVCELDCPYDAIHIWRQDDPRAVEVSAYNKTLWEMAREAEQRQVA, from the coding sequence ATGGCCGCCCGGCGGCGGGCGCGATCCCGGCGTGGCGGCTCGCCGGGTCGCGGTGGCCCTGACGCCGACTCACCGTCGAGTGATATCGGTTGGTTGCGCGTCGTTTCGCGCGCCCAGGGGGCCGGCCTGGGTTTGACCGCCCACCTGTGTCAAGCTATACGTACCGCGATGCCGTACACCATCATCGATGCATGCACGGGCTGTAGCGCCTGCGAGCGGCGCTGTCCGACCCGCGCGATCCACGGGGTCAAGAAGGACATGTACTACATCGACCCCGAGCTGTGCATCGACTGCGGCGCGTGCGGCGTGGTGTGCCCGGACGCATCGATCCTCGACACGTACGGGCGGTTGTGCGAGCAGCTCAAGGCCAACCAGCGGCCCAAGGCGTACGTCGAACTCGAAAAGTGCACCGGTTGCGTGTACTGCGCGAACAGCTGCCCGTTCGACTGCATCACGATGGAGCCGGCGCCGCCGGCCGTGCGCGGCAACGGCGGCATCGCGGCCACCGTCGCCGTCATCGAGATGAAGAAGTGCACCGGCTGCACGGTGTGCGAACTCGACTGTCCGTACGACGCCATCCACATCTGGCGACAGGACGATCCGCGCGCGGTCGAGGTCTCCGCGTACAACAAGACGCTGTGGGAGATGGCGCGCGAGGCCGAGCAGCGCCAGGTCGCGTGA